A single window of Acidobacteriota bacterium DNA harbors:
- a CDS encoding efflux RND transporter periplasmic adaptor subunit, whose protein sequence is MNVRTATYLLGLVIAGLSLSHCGGSSGGARGNGGNNLVPAVEAVQADVGSLPLIERLSGVVRAKNQVEIYTEISATIMQVHVNDGDAVTEGQPLIQLRDTEFRERLKQARAGYQIAIAQASQAEIRLGKLRSDLERAETLAEKRLASATELEAVQTEAASAEADVALAKARVEQAQATIDEYEEALARTVIRAPVAGTVGDRNAEIGMSVNGNIRLFTLGQLDTLRIGIILTDHMLNYIEAGQRAEIQTANLPFGSAAAKLSRISPFLHPVTHSTDAEIDLPNPDHQLNPGMFVTVDVYYGESEQATLVPLSALYDNPATGATGIYVTADSLAGEAVEAHEGDKSIALTAPVAFEFVPVDVIARGRTTAGITGVEPGKWIITLGQDLLGGKPGEARVRKVDWKWVERLQHLQRENLLEEFMERQQEAATGEPTT, encoded by the coding sequence ATGAATGTACGAACGGCTACATACTTACTCGGCCTCGTAATTGCAGGATTATCCCTGTCCCACTGTGGCGGCAGCTCCGGTGGCGCCCGGGGTAACGGGGGCAACAACCTGGTACCAGCAGTTGAGGCGGTTCAGGCCGATGTCGGCTCGCTCCCGCTGATCGAACGGTTGAGCGGAGTGGTCCGAGCGAAAAACCAGGTTGAAATCTACACTGAAATCAGCGCGACCATCATGCAGGTCCACGTGAATGACGGCGACGCCGTCACCGAGGGACAACCCCTGATTCAACTCCGTGACACCGAATTTCGCGAGCGGCTGAAACAGGCTCGGGCCGGCTACCAGATCGCCATCGCGCAAGCAAGCCAGGCAGAGATCCGACTGGGCAAGCTCCGGTCCGACCTCGAACGCGCCGAAACCCTGGCCGAGAAACGGTTGGCCAGCGCGACTGAACTTGAGGCTGTTCAGACCGAGGCAGCCTCAGCCGAGGCCGATGTTGCCCTGGCCAAAGCCCGTGTCGAGCAGGCCCAGGCCACAATCGACGAGTACGAAGAGGCACTCGCCCGAACCGTGATCCGCGCCCCGGTCGCCGGAACGGTCGGTGATCGGAACGCCGAAATCGGCATGTCTGTCAACGGCAACATCCGCCTGTTCACCCTTGGCCAACTCGACACGCTGCGGATCGGCATTATCCTGACCGATCACATGCTCAATTATATCGAAGCCGGCCAGCGGGCCGAAATCCAGACTGCCAACCTGCCGTTCGGGTCGGCCGCCGCAAAACTCTCCCGCATCTCCCCATTCCTGCACCCGGTGACTCACAGCACCGACGCCGAAATCGATCTGCCCAACCCCGACCATCAGCTCAACCCCGGCATGTTCGTCACTGTCGACGTGTACTATGGCGAAAGCGAACAAGCCACACTCGTGCCGCTGAGCGCGCTGTACGATAACCCTGCCACCGGGGCCACCGGCATCTATGTAACGGCCGACTCCCTTGCCGGGGAAGCGGTCGAGGCTCACGAAGGGGACAAGTCGATCGCTCTCACTGCCCCTGTAGCGTTTGAATTCGTCCCTGTCGATGTGATCGCCAGGGGGCGGACCACCGCCGGAATCACCGGCGTGGAGCCGGGCAAGTGGATTATCACTCTCGGGCAGGACCTCCTCGGCGGCAAGCCGGGTGAAGCCCGGGTCCGAAAGGTGGATTGGAAATGGGTCGAACGCCTTCAGCACCTCCAGCGTGAGAATCTGCTCGAAGAGTTCATGGAACGCCAGCAGGAAGCCGCAACCGGCGAACCGACAACCTGA
- a CDS encoding efflux RND transporter permease subunit, protein MNITRLAVHRPVATAMVFLIIIILGVMALRYLPVDLLPQIEYPRLSISTSYPNVGPEEIETIITDRIENAVASVSNIEEVRSRSSEGRSRVTLEFAQGTDIDAAANDVRAALDRIRDDFPPEVDLPRIWKFDPDNFPVVILGAHSSRSLDELTRILEREIAQRFEQIPGVGSVDVWGGVYREVQVRLKRDRLASSRLSAADVRQALQRENVTLPGGDMREGISDMYLRTRGEFRSLDEIAGTIITVVDGKPIRVRDVAEVVDGYEDINRVVQIDGKPMIRLGVQKQSGANTVAVAAEARKVMEQISRERDDLELLIVIDQSQFIQNSINNVQKSALFGGLLAIFILYLFLRNGSTTFIIALSIPISIIAAFGLLFFNGLTLNQMSFGGLALGIGLIVDNSIVVLENIIRLRENRHTLEESALTGAKQVSGAIVASTLTTMVIFLPVVFMQTISGMLFRELALVVVFALLCSLLVALTLVPMLASRFLHLRAGEKTTENENSRLGRWFISLQEAYSRLLAAAIRHKKIVFATTGVLLVITFLLWPLLPIELAPQTDADEIGVDLQMAQGTNIAVVNEYLQELDRMVRTVTPMDQVRHLTAEIRGGDAEVEIALKGADERTMNSFVLADQIRQAVVGKIPGADIRVSAQSGLWMLQRLFGSGGGDAVEVELRGYDLAIADRIANDLKQIMDQAPEVADVRVSRREGRPEQNLIVDREKIADLGLSVRQVAEVIQTNIGGSRAGVYREGGEEFPITVRLQPEDRLSTLDLSNVSVRTGAGQTLPVSAVVRTERRRGPTDIERINGRRVTYISANLESGAALGDVVEDLQARLRDYALPAGFSLVFSGEYEEQQKAQRDFLLSILMAVTLIYMVMAAQFERFLDPLIVMVTVPLAFVGVVPTLLLTGTTLNVQSLMGIVMLIGIVVNNAIVLVDYINMMRREQDLSIQDAVLQSGRLRLRPILMTTSTTVLAMLPLAFGAGAGGEIQAALARSVIGGLSISALITLILIPVVYITVHNAMARVRKPAVRAVQPAAE, encoded by the coding sequence ATGAATATCACGCGCCTCGCCGTCCATCGCCCGGTCGCCACCGCCATGGTGTTCCTGATCATTATCATTCTGGGCGTCATGGCCCTCCGCTATCTCCCGGTCGATCTCCTTCCGCAGATCGAATACCCCAGACTGAGCATCTCGACCTCCTATCCCAATGTAGGCCCGGAGGAAATCGAGACTATCATTACCGACCGCATCGAAAATGCCGTCGCCAGCGTCTCTAATATCGAAGAGGTACGGTCCAGATCCTCGGAGGGCCGCAGCCGGGTGACACTTGAGTTCGCGCAGGGAACCGATATTGATGCCGCCGCTAACGATGTCCGCGCGGCCCTCGACCGTATTCGCGATGACTTTCCGCCTGAAGTTGATCTGCCCCGCATCTGGAAATTCGACCCCGACAACTTCCCGGTCGTCATTCTCGGCGCCCATTCCAGTCGCAGCCTCGATGAACTGACCCGCATCCTCGAGCGTGAGATCGCCCAGCGATTCGAGCAGATCCCGGGGGTCGGCTCGGTCGATGTATGGGGAGGCGTCTACCGTGAGGTTCAGGTTCGTCTCAAGCGCGACCGCCTCGCCTCGAGCCGTCTCTCCGCCGCCGATGTCCGACAGGCGCTGCAGCGGGAGAACGTGACGCTCCCTGGCGGCGACATGCGCGAGGGAATCAGCGACATGTATCTGCGCACCCGCGGCGAATTCCGGTCGCTCGATGAGATCGCCGGCACCATCATCACCGTGGTCGACGGCAAGCCGATCCGCGTTCGCGATGTCGCCGAGGTTGTGGACGGCTACGAAGATATCAACCGGGTCGTTCAGATTGATGGCAAGCCGATGATCCGGCTGGGAGTTCAGAAACAGTCGGGGGCGAACACCGTCGCCGTCGCCGCGGAAGCCCGCAAAGTGATGGAGCAGATCAGCCGCGAGCGTGACGACCTGGAACTGCTGATCGTTATCGACCAGAGTCAGTTTATTCAGAATTCCATCAACAACGTGCAGAAGTCGGCGCTCTTTGGCGGTCTCCTTGCTATCTTCATTCTCTACCTCTTTCTGCGCAATGGTTCAACCACCTTCATTATTGCCCTGTCGATTCCCATCTCGATCATTGCCGCCTTCGGCCTGCTCTTTTTCAATGGTCTGACGCTCAACCAGATGAGCTTCGGAGGGCTCGCACTCGGTATCGGGCTGATCGTAGACAACTCCATTGTCGTGCTCGAGAACATCATCCGCTTGCGGGAGAATCGTCACACGCTTGAGGAAAGCGCGCTGACCGGAGCTAAGCAGGTGAGCGGCGCCATTGTCGCATCCACCCTGACCACGATGGTGATCTTCCTTCCCGTGGTCTTCATGCAGACTATCTCCGGCATGCTCTTTCGGGAACTCGCGCTCGTGGTCGTTTTTGCTTTGCTCTGCTCGCTGCTCGTGGCGTTAACCCTGGTGCCGATGTTGGCCAGCCGCTTCCTCCACCTGCGGGCCGGCGAGAAGACGACCGAGAACGAGAACTCACGGCTCGGTCGCTGGTTCATTTCCCTCCAGGAGGCCTACTCACGCCTTCTGGCGGCGGCGATCCGCCACAAGAAAATTGTCTTTGCCACGACCGGAGTCCTGCTGGTAATCACATTCCTCCTCTGGCCCCTCCTGCCGATCGAACTCGCACCTCAGACCGATGCCGACGAGATCGGGGTGGACTTGCAGATGGCGCAGGGAACGAATATCGCGGTCGTGAACGAATACCTCCAGGAACTGGACCGGATGGTTCGGACAGTCACCCCCATGGATCAGGTCCGCCATCTGACCGCCGAAATCCGTGGCGGCGACGCCGAGGTGGAAATCGCTCTTAAGGGGGCTGACGAACGCACCATGAACAGTTTCGTCCTCGCCGATCAAATCCGCCAGGCTGTTGTAGGTAAGATACCGGGCGCAGACATTCGCGTGTCGGCCCAGTCCGGTCTCTGGATGTTGCAGCGGCTGTTCGGATCGGGCGGGGGCGATGCGGTCGAGGTCGAACTGCGCGGTTATGATCTGGCGATCGCCGATCGCATTGCCAATGACCTCAAGCAAATCATGGATCAGGCGCCGGAAGTGGCCGATGTCCGGGTGAGCCGCCGCGAGGGGCGCCCCGAGCAGAACCTGATCGTTGACCGCGAGAAAATCGCCGATCTAGGTCTCTCGGTCCGACAAGTCGCCGAGGTGATCCAGACCAACATCGGCGGCAGCCGCGCCGGCGTCTACCGTGAAGGGGGAGAGGAGTTTCCTATCACGGTGCGACTCCAACCCGAAGACCGGCTCAGCACGCTCGATCTCAGCAACGTCTCAGTGAGAACCGGTGCCGGCCAGACCCTGCCGGTCTCGGCCGTGGTGCGGACTGAACGCCGCCGCGGCCCGACGGATATCGAGCGAATCAACGGCCGGCGCGTCACCTACATCTCCGCCAACCTCGAAAGCGGCGCCGCGCTCGGGGACGTGGTCGAGGATCTGCAAGCCAGGTTGCGGGATTACGCGCTCCCCGCCGGTTTCTCCCTGGTGTTCAGCGGCGAGTACGAGGAACAGCAGAAAGCGCAGCGCGATTTCCTGCTGTCGATCCTCATGGCCGTGACCCTCATTTACATGGTCATGGCGGCCCAGTTCGAACGGTTCCTCGACCCGCTCATTGTCATGGTCACTGTGCCTTTGGCGTTTGTCGGCGTGGTGCCGACCCTGCTCCTGACCGGTACGACCCTCAACGTGCAAAGCCTGATGGGTATCGTCATGCTTATCGGGATCGTGGTCAACAACGCCATCGTGCTTGTCGACTACATCAACATGATGCGCCGTGAACAAGACCTTTCCATACAGGACGCGGTTCTGCAATCCGGACGGCTGCGGCTGCGGCCGATCCTGATGACCACCTCGACGACCGTGTTGGCGATGCTGCCCCTGGCGTTCGGCGCCGGCGCCGGCGGCGAGATTCAGGCAGCCCTGGCCCGCTCGGTGATCGGCGGCCTGAGCATCTCGGCCCTCATCACCCTGATCCTGATCCCGGTCGTGTACATAACGGTCCATAACGCAATGGCCCGCGTCCGCAAACCGGCCGTCCGGGCCGTTCAACCCGCTGCGGAGTGA
- a CDS encoding transcriptional regulator, translating to MNEPSSHPDLSPLEHIDQVIHAPARLMILTYLYVVDSVDYVFLMRITGLTWGNLSTHLAKLEDAGYVVIKKGYKGRKPHTTIRLSNPGRTAFKEYKRSMKQVLDDLPD from the coding sequence ATGAACGAACCATCATCGCATCCGGACCTGAGCCCGCTGGAACACATTGATCAGGTGATCCACGCGCCGGCCCGACTGATGATACTCACATATCTGTATGTGGTTGATTCGGTGGATTACGTCTTTCTTATGCGAATTACCGGATTGACGTGGGGTAATCTATCTACTCATCTGGCCAAGTTGGAGGATGCTGGTTACGTTGTGATAAAGAAAGGGTATAAGGGCAGGAAGCCGCACACGACCATTCGTCTCAGCAATCCCGGGCGCACCGCGTTCAAGGAGTATAAACGGAGCATGAAACAGGTCCTTGACGATCTTCCGGATTAG